From Rhopalosiphum padi isolate XX-2018 chromosome 2, ASM2088224v1, whole genome shotgun sequence:
tttattttgacaataatattattatttaattactgtaACGTATAAAGCCCAGTGGCtattatggtttataatttatagaatgttattacaatatattggataaataaaaaaaaatgttgttatttaattaggGATATTGCGGGGATTTtcgacgaataataataattatttgattcgtattttacgttataataatgacgataagtaaaaataataattatttactaagaaAATGCAACAATTTGCTCGTTAACCGTGATTAGGACGTTGCGTGAACGCGATAATGCATAACTTgataaatttcattattaaataataacggaCAAGGTGGATTAAAAACCCTATCGCGCCCAGTGATAAACCTACAACACGGTGCTAAAAATAGACGGTTGAGAGTCGGGAATCCCGGGACGAGTTCGGCGAGGTCGCATCGCGCGTTCCCATTGGCCCggagccgccgccgccggcacGCCGGACCACCGTCGGTCGGGCGCGGTCCGCAGCTTTTAGTCCGAACATTCCGAAGTCCGAAGTCTGTTGCGAACTCGTCTTTCAGAGATTATCGTCGCCGTGCCACGGAGGTACAACACGTTACACAGTCCGCGCCGAATCGCCAGTCGTCAACTACACGACAGTCAACGATACCCGTCGGAGGAGGGCGAGAATTCTTTTCGTTCGATATCTTTCCTCTCCCAACCACCTCGTCCGCGTTTTTCCGTCGCACGTAACGCAGCCGAGGCACCGGCAAACGGAGCAAACATTTATCTGGTTACCTTTGGCCGGCACACCATGGGCAACTCCGGTAAGTAACTCCGTTTTACATGTAACCACCACCCGTCACATCACTGTTACCACCCACGACAAAGAGCGTGACCTGCCGTTTTATTATTCGTCGTCGTCCGCCACCGTCGCCGTCTCGTCGTTACtagtaacaacaataataaataataattattcattttaatcgtGCGTTTTTTACAAAACGAAATTCGGTCCAAACGAGACGCGTGTGCAAGTCTCCGACATCGGTCGTGCGTGCGTGTTTCATTACCGCGTAAGTACAGTGTTCGAATGATTTTTAACACTTAGAAAATTATAAGCTTTCCCCATCGCGCAACGTTGCTCGCCGATTTTGTAGATCGTATACAATTCGGTCGACGCGTCTGCTGCAAATACATTTTGCGAGTATTACGTGTCTCCGcagtgtaattataatatacctattgtataatattatattgttatgatttctttaatttaatatcatcttATATGTTCGACGGTTTTAACCTCTCGTGTACGTTCGTTCTCACTAACATTATTTTtgcctaaaattaaataatttttaacctcTTAACACTTTATTTTTCCGATCATTATGTTGTCGACGATTTAGAATACCTAGTTTATAATGTACTTAGGTATCATACCTATTTATACTCGTATGTTTTGTTTACCGCTTCCCATGTTAGGAGGTTAAGCATCACATCAATTTTTCCAATGCCCAATATCGCCAGtgataggtttttttttcaagtagatacttaataaagtaataattatttttggagTTTTGTTTTTCTATCTTTGTTTCTCAATAATCTTAATTCTTCGACCTTCGTATATTGGATacctattgtaatttttttttctttcaataatttattatctcagTATTATGCATGTAATTTCTCATATACTTATTAACTGAATATGGGatgtgatttttatataaattatagaatttggATTGTTAATATTTGAGATACAAtagttctaaataatttttgaacctTTTCCttatttcaactataaaataaaaattataataatactaattataacttatatacctaataatgtaATGAAGTTACAAGTTTATTATCTCTAAAGTACCTGTACTCTGTTTTGTGAGTGAACATGCTATGCATCGTCACGAAACTAGTAGGATATTTAGTGGAGGtacattaaaaactttttggACTGTTGTGTATTGTCTTACTAGATAGAGTATTGTAAATTACTCAACTGAAAATTGTAATACTTTCTATTGGCGATTTCGCGTTATGTGCAACGAGGTAACCGTCCGTGGTCGGCAAGAATAATCAGCTCCTCCGACTACTCTTGCTGACCACTGATGGTTACCTCGTGCTCATAACGCAAAATTGCCAATagtaacttaaaaattttatttagaaaacacATTAAGGGttattacacaattttaacTTCTGAACACAAATACATTTGTGTAAGTTATTAATGCAGAAATAAttcatgtatactgtatacatggTGTCCTTtaacttcttaaatattttttatatctaaaatgaTAAATGATGGTCAGGCggtattttcaaaacttaataaaataaatattagatatgtaAGGTATTTAAAGTaactttgtttaattttattagatctACAACAATTTCTTGAAAAAGGTTTACAATTAAGAAATCCACCTAGTCCAAAACTTGTAGTTTCTGGAAATATGAGTCAACAAAAAACTACAACTGGTTCTCCAAAGAGCCCTAAGTCTCCTGATGATAATTCAAAATCTGATAGTGCTTCATCAAGCCCATCTAAATCTGGACGTTCTTCAACTAAATCAAGCCCAGGAAGTATTAAATCTAGTCTTGCTGAACGACTTGCTCAATCAAATAAGGCTAAAGTTAATCAATCGTTGAGGAGCCCGGTTTCTAAATCATCACCTACAAGTCCCACTGCTTTaggttagtaaataattatttataggctaggacacaatataataatcatctTTTGCATCATGACCTGAAATATATAGTACAAACCTATCGGCCAACTTTGGTGCAAATACAAAACCATTCTACCtgatattcttattaaaaaaaaaaaaaaaactgttcaataatttaaatttacccaGATTCACTATTGTTTAATCTAAACTCCCCGTGAGCTATTTGCTACTACCTGATCATGCCTTCTAAACTTGGGCTAAATGATTTTTTGCTCTGTTTTCATTTCACAGAAAGCATTTGTGAAATACCACATTTACTCTTGGACTTCCCTTTACTTTCTTAACACTTAATTTTGTTCAGTTACTTTAAATCCATAAATATTTCTCTCAAATTCTTCTACATTCTTAACTAACCCttggattataaaaaaaaaaattttcacatcAGAAGCTGGtttcactatataatatgtatatctcagtattattattaccacaaCTTAAtggtaagaaaaaataatatggttcattgtgtataatattatatctttttcttaacattttatttaattctgtaTTTACCATATCCATTTCTTTGaatcttaaattgtatgttttttgtattatttatctatagttTCTCCTAAAACTGAAGTAACCAAAGAATCTAATGACAATAAATCTGATGGACCAGAAAAAAGTAAAGTTTCTAATGGttcttttgatattaaaattgaaaatactaaaCTTTCCAATGAAAAACATTCAGTTATAGTTGAAAATGGAACAAACGAGTCAAATGATGAAGAGGTTAAAAGTGATGTTACTGTAGAGTTAAATgagatagaaataaaaaatactgaatTGAATGAAGTAAAAGAAAATGAAactgaaaaatgtaattcaaatgaaacagaaaaatgtaattcaaatgAAACAGAAAAATGCATTCCAAATGATAGTCATGTATTAGATGAAGGCTTAGAAAAAAAACCAGTTCGCATTGATGATAGTATCATATTGGAACAGACATCCAAGAAAGATATTCGTCAAAAAGTTTGGGAATTTATGGAAGAAAACTTGCTAGTTATATTTCCAAAACCATGCTTTAATCGTATACCAAATTTCAAAGGGTGTAATAATGTTTCTCTAATGTTAGAGAAGTtagatgaatttaaaaaagCTAAGACCATCCAAGTCACTCCTGATAAAGCTCAAGAAACAGCTCGTTTTCTGACATTGaatgtaagttattattttctttcagattaatttttatgtgtGTGGgccaacatatttttataataaattgatttttagttcttcatatttatttcaaatttatattaaatataaaaaaattaaaacaaatagatGAAACTATGTAcctttcatatttttgtattcacgTATAAGTTAATGATAAAtctttatatattcatattctaGTGGGGTAAGAGATTATTAGTTCCATTGCTTCGTTTGAAGGAAGGACTTTTGCAAAATGTGTCTTTGCCATTTGCTGAACCATCAGCAAAAATGCTAAGATCAGCTAGTACTCAAAAAGGACTTCGTAAATggggaaataaattaataactttggaTCAAAACAATGATGTTCATATAGATATGATTATTCTGGGATCTGTTGCTGTTGATAAAAAaggtaatatatagtaataaatgtttttttgtttttaattatcattattattattattattaaaaatggtatAATAGGTCGCAGAATTGGCATTGGAAATGGATTTTGTGATTTAGAATTTGTCATCTTAAGTTCCATGAATATGGTAACTGACAATACTGTAGTAGTTACTATCGTACATGATGTACAGGtatgtaatacattattgatatgaataattactaacatttaagaaaacattattaaataacatatagcAATAGTGTTTAAATGAATTTAAGATTGCCAGCTTTTGCTgtcataacttatttttaatggtaGTGACAATTCATAATACCTTAAGCTaccacaatttataaattatatttttatttactctaaACCAGAATAATTTGGTTTTTGTTATAATGTATTCTTATGGCACtataatgcaataaaaaacatttcaatatttaaagtaGTTTAACCTTATAATGGATAACATTTTTGTCATTGTGGTTAGTCTCACTTTCCATTATTCATTCATTTAGAAAAGCGgggataaaaattgaataatttttaactaaagtaaataaaattttattttttgtttaaggtATTTGACTCTCTTCCAAATGATATTTTCAAGCCTTATGATGTACCTgtagacattattattacatccaATGAAATTATTAGAGTGGAAAATCGTCTAGATCGTCCTAAGGATGTATTTTGGAATTACATTTCTAAGCGAAGATTATTAGAAATGCCACCATTGCAATTATTGCGTACTAAACAAGAACAAAATGCAGACTTTGATTGTACTCTCAAAGATGTGGACAGTGAACCTGAAGAAATACCTCCTTCTCCAAGAACTTATAAAAAATCCAAAgggtaaaattatgtttttaaaaatgatttgaggACCAAGGCAGGCAATTGACTTTCTTGAGCATTGTTTCCCCACATTTTTTAGTCactgaatattttgtaaaacccCTCATTTTTTCCACCTTTTGTTCATTTGTAGTTCATATCAAAAATGTTCTTTAACACGTTGAGTACTGATGTCGATGCAATGATGACAACTTGTTATTGTTTTCTTAGCTTTCCTAATAATACCAGCCTGTAACAAGTAATTTGTTCTTACTCCCTCCGCACAATGTAGACGTCTTACATTGTTAAATTTGTTGTTTGAAATTCcggctatttttatattttttatatttgattcttGTAATAAAGGCAGGATAAccaattcattttataaatttatcataattatttgaaaatggcTCCACATGGAATCTCACTGATCATTTTCTTTTagtcaatgaaataatattatatttacttaaacttTGTTGTTTTTCTTGGATTTTCATGTgttgagtatatatatacaaaaatttcCACACAGGAAGATCACCGAATTCAACCCACGCCGCAGTTAATGtgttaacaattaattttttttcctaaattGTTCACGGAGCCTTTGGTGTTAGCTAATGGAACTTTTAAGTTCTGTGGAACACTGGTTGGGAAATGCTAGTCTAGAAAGTGAGGTATCACTATCCCTCCCACGTAATGTAGAAAacctatgtacaataataacctCCTTACCTAGTACATAACAGTCTTAACAATCCTAAACTTGACTCCTCTGAAATCAATTTTCTTATAGTTAAACTAGAAAAGAATTATTTGTAATGTTTagtatgttttgaaaattatttttaatgttttttttttttaacagatatCGTCAAAAGCGTTACTCTACTAGATCTGAAACTAATGACTCAGTATTTAAAGATAATGAAGTAACAAAACATCGGCCTTCTAAGTCTTCATCAGCACCTGTTTCTAAAAATACAGATTCTAAAATCAAACATAAACGTGCTAAATCTACTTCCAGCCAAAAACACCGCAGTAGTTCAATTGAAAAACGTACTAATCAAAATGATAAGAGAGAACTCCGTTCATCTTCAAAAAAACCTAATAAACGTCGTACTAAATCAGAGTCAGCTAAAACTGTGACATCTCCAGTAACATTAACTGAGTCTAAAAGTTGTAATGATGTACAAGCTGATTCGCCATCCATTGATACTcctaaaaataaacaacgaaGACCTCGTCCAAAGCAGTCACGCAAACGTATTAATTCAGATGATATTGATAAGCAATCCATTAATCAATccaata
This genomic window contains:
- the LOC132922197 gene encoding uncharacterized protein LOC132922197 isoform X1, with amino-acid sequence MGNSDLQQFLEKGLQLRNPPSPKLVVSGNMSQQKTTTGSPKSPKSPDDNSKSDSASSSPSKSGRSSTKSSPGSIKSSLAERLAQSNKAKVNQSLRSPVSKSSPTSPTALVSPKTEVTKESNDNKSDGPEKSKVSNGSFDIKIENTKLSNEKHSVIVENGTNESNDEEVKSDVTVELNEIEIKNTELNEVKENETEKCNSNETEKCNSNETEKCIPNDSHVLDEGLEKKPVRIDDSIILEQTSKKDIRQKVWEFMEENLLVIFPKPCFNRIPNFKGCNNVSLMLEKLDEFKKAKTIQVTPDKAQETARFLTLNWGKRLLVPLLRLKEGLLQNVSLPFAEPSAKMLRSASTQKGLRKWGNKLITLDQNNDVHIDMIILGSVAVDKKGRRIGIGNGFCDLEFVILSSMNMVTDNTVVVTIVHDVQVFDSLPNDIFKPYDVPVDIIITSNEIIRVENRLDRPKDVFWNYISKRRLLEMPPLQLLRTKQEQNADFDCTLKDVDSEPEEIPPSPRTYKKSKGYRQKRYSTRSETNDSVFKDNEVTKHRPSKSSSAPVSKNTDSKIKHKRAKSTSSQKHRSSSIEKRTNQNDKRELRSSSKKPNKRRTKSESAKTVTSPVTLTESKSCNDVQADSPSIDTPKNKQRRPRPKQSRKRINSDDIDKQSINQSNSNSKYNSRSNSRATRRDYIDRQDLGREMSIGRKSQRDYLPSPKKYYSQNYRQNSYSQERSSYGSIRSNSRTQYRDSNRSAVMQQNRYSNGPTVRPTRYFNGPMVRHDSYNGPDPRQNNGINHHGIRHNSYSNDTLSRQNSFYDGVISRRNSFSKGSAIRQDNYTSSRVFRPPHYRNGIASQTDERDYVQQSRPHFNNNNNRIGYFNSNEKSNYSRSSSGDEFVLKVGNIANNVRVRDLKAALMERGVKPLHITWRGPRGFAYLRYSNSSDLDKDNVMGSLQNVRIKPNGVETAQTQTLIVTECQFS
- the LOC132922197 gene encoding uncharacterized protein LOC132922197 isoform X2: MGNSDLQQFLEKGLQLRNPPSPKLVVSGNMSQQKTTTGSPKSPKSPDDNSKSDSASSSPSKSGRSSTKSSPGSIKSSLAERLAQSNKAKVNQSLRSPVSKSSPTSPTALVSPKTEVTKESNDNKSDGPEKIIVENGTNESNDEEVKSDVTVELNEIEIKNTELNEVKENETEKCNSNETEKCNSNETEKCIPNDSHVLDEGLEKKPVRIDDSIILEQTSKKDIRQKVWEFMEENLLVIFPKPCFNRIPNFKGCNNVSLMLEKLDEFKKAKTIQVTPDKAQETARFLTLNWGKRLLVPLLRLKEGLLQNVSLPFAEPSAKMLRSASTQKGLRKWGNKLITLDQNNDVHIDMIILGSVAVDKKGRRIGIGNGFCDLEFVILSSMNMVTDNTVVVTIVHDVQVFDSLPNDIFKPYDVPVDIIITSNEIIRVENRLDRPKDVFWNYISKRRLLEMPPLQLLRTKQEQNADFDCTLKDVDSEPEEIPPSPRTYKKSKGYRQKRYSTRSETNDSVFKDNEVTKHRPSKSSSAPVSKNTDSKIKHKRAKSTSSQKHRSSSIEKRTNQNDKRELRSSSKKPNKRRTKSESAKTVTSPVTLTESKSCNDVQADSPSIDTPKNKQRRPRPKQSRKRINSDDIDKQSINQSNSNSKYNSRSNSRATRRDYIDRQDLGREMSIGRKSQRDYLPSPKKYYSQNYRQNSYSQERSSYGSIRSNSRTQYRDSNRSAVMQQNRYSNGPTVRPTRYFNGPMVRHDSYNGPDPRQNNGINHHGIRHNSYSNDTLSRQNSFYDGVISRRNSFSKGSAIRQDNYTSSRVFRPPHYRNGIASQTDERDYVQQSRPHFNNNNNRIGYFNSNEKSNYSRSSSGDEFVLKVGNIANNVRVRDLKAALMERGVKPLHITWRGPRGFAYLRYSNSSDLDKDNVMGSLQNVRIKPNGVETAQTQTLIVTECQFS
- the LOC132922197 gene encoding uncharacterized protein LOC132922197 isoform X3, whose product is MSQQKTTTGSPKSPKSPDDNSKSDSASSSPSKSGRSSTKSSPGSIKSSLAERLAQSNKAKVNQSLRSPVSKSSPTSPTALVSPKTEVTKESNDNKSDGPEKSKVSNGSFDIKIENTKLSNEKHSVIVENGTNESNDEEVKSDVTVELNEIEIKNTELNEVKENETEKCNSNETEKCNSNETEKCIPNDSHVLDEGLEKKPVRIDDSIILEQTSKKDIRQKVWEFMEENLLVIFPKPCFNRIPNFKGCNNVSLMLEKLDEFKKAKTIQVTPDKAQETARFLTLNWGKRLLVPLLRLKEGLLQNVSLPFAEPSAKMLRSASTQKGLRKWGNKLITLDQNNDVHIDMIILGSVAVDKKGRRIGIGNGFCDLEFVILSSMNMVTDNTVVVTIVHDVQVFDSLPNDIFKPYDVPVDIIITSNEIIRVENRLDRPKDVFWNYISKRRLLEMPPLQLLRTKQEQNADFDCTLKDVDSEPEEIPPSPRTYKKSKGYRQKRYSTRSETNDSVFKDNEVTKHRPSKSSSAPVSKNTDSKIKHKRAKSTSSQKHRSSSIEKRTNQNDKRELRSSSKKPNKRRTKSESAKTVTSPVTLTESKSCNDVQADSPSIDTPKNKQRRPRPKQSRKRINSDDIDKQSINQSNSNSKYNSRSNSRATRRDYIDRQDLGREMSIGRKSQRDYLPSPKKYYSQNYRQNSYSQERSSYGSIRSNSRTQYRDSNRSAVMQQNRYSNGPTVRPTRYFNGPMVRHDSYNGPDPRQNNGINHHGIRHNSYSNDTLSRQNSFYDGVISRRNSFSKGSAIRQDNYTSSRVFRPPHYRNGIASQTDERDYVQQSRPHFNNNNNRIGYFNSNEKSNYSRSSSGDEFVLKVGNIANNVRVRDLKAALMERGVKPLHITWRGPRGFAYLRYSNSSDLDKDNVMGSLQNVRIKPNGVETAQTQTLIVTECQFS